taaaatcaggagaGCCACGAGGTGCCTGGACTGCAAAGCGCTGGGACAGCAGCCCCATCCAAGGAGAGTTTAGGGAGGCAAGGAGCTGCTCTCGTGCCCCAGAGCGGAGCACTGAGGACGGCGTCCCCAGTCCAAGGAGAGTTGAGGGAGGCAGGAAGCCATCCCCGGGCCCCGCAGCATCAGGGGGTGTAAGCTGGAGGCGGCTGGAACTGATTGATCACCTCATACTCCGCAGGGTAAGGCTCGTTCTCCTCCATCTCTGACAGCAGCTCCAAggcctgctcctcctcctcggTGGGGTAATGCCGCAGCAGGTTGGCAGCGGTGGCGAGGATGGAGGCTCCCCCAGCTCCGGCCACCAGGTAGAAGCTGA
This portion of the Meleagris gallopavo isolate NT-WF06-2002-E0010 breed Aviagen turkey brand Nicholas breeding stock unplaced genomic scaffold, Turkey_5.1 ChrUn_random_7180001865898, whole genome shotgun sequence genome encodes:
- the TMEM127 gene encoding transmembrane protein 127, translating into PRLPSVLQCATVIGFCYWASELILAQQQQHKKYHGSQVYVTFAVSFYLVAGAGGASILATAANLLRHYPTEEEEQALELLSEMEENEPYPAEYEVINQFQPPPAYTP